One window of Cardiocondyla obscurior isolate alpha-2009 linkage group LG20, Cobs3.1, whole genome shotgun sequence genomic DNA carries:
- the LOC139110311 gene encoding cyclin-dependent kinase 2 has product MDNFVKIEKIGEGTYGVVYKARDKLTGKLVALKKIRLETEREGVPSTAIREISLLKDLAHPNIIQLFDVVDGDNHLYLVFEFLQQDLKKLLDSVKGGLEPALVKSYLCQLLKAISFCHLRCILHRDLKPQNLLIDREGHIKLADFGLARMIGVPVRTYTHEVVTLWYRAPEVLLGTKLYTCALDIWSLGCIFAEMATRRALFPGDSEIDQLFRIFRMLGTPDETIWPGVSQLPDYTSRFPRWEATDLGDVLPTFDDDAKDLISKMLTYDPNQRITAKKGLTHSYFTGVKLVPPPLPKKN; this is encoded by the exons ATGGACAACTTCGTGAAGATTGAGAAGATCGGGGAGGGAACGTACGGCGTCGTTTACAAGGCCCGAGACAAATTGACTGGAAAGCTGGTGGCTCTGAAGAAGATCCGCCTGGAAAC GGAAAGAGAAGGCGTACCGTCGACCGCCATTCGAGAGATATCGTTATTGAAAGACCTCGCTCATCCAAACATCATACAGTTGTTCGATGTCGTAGACGGCGACAATCATCTGTACCTCGTGTTCGAGTTTCTGCAGCAGGACTTGAAGAAACTGCTGGACTCCGTTAAGGGAGGCCTGGAGCCAGCTCTCGTCAAG AGCTATCTGTGCCAATTGCTGAAAGCTATCTCCTTTTGTCACCTTCGATGCATCCTGCACCGAGACTTAAAGCCGCAGAACTTACTAATAGATCGCGAGGGCCATATAAAGCTGGCCGATTTCGGACTGGCACGAATGATCGGCGTTCCCGTACGCACCTACACGCACGAAGTCGTCACGCTTTGGTATCGCGCCCCGGAAGTTCTCCTAGGGACCAAACTGTACACTTGTGCGCTGGACATATGGAGTCTCGGCTGTATATTCGCAGAGATG GCAACCAGAAGAGCTTTGTTCCCCGGCGACTCCGAGATAGACCAATTGTTTAGAATATTTCGCATGCTCGGCACGCCGGATGAAACGATCTGGCCGGGGGTGTCGCAGCTTCCGGACTACACATCCAGATTTCCAAGGTGGGAGGCGACTGACTTAGGCGACGTTCTACCTACTTTCGACGACGATGCCAAAGACTTAATTTCA aAAATGCTGACATACGATCCTAATCAGAGGATAACTGCAAAGAAAGGATTAACTCATTCCTATTTCACCGGGGTCAAATTAGTTCCACCTCCACTGCCAAAGAAAAACTGA